From Arachis stenosperma cultivar V10309 chromosome 2, arast.V10309.gnm1.PFL2, whole genome shotgun sequence, one genomic window encodes:
- the LOC130962935 gene encoding uncharacterized protein LOC130962935 — translation MELMQLKQGNTTVAEYARKFDDLCRFSKICQGNPADFEEWKCLKFEGGLREDLMSSVVPLEIRNFAELVNKSKLVEECSKKVAIARADRREALGRNFIQYLAPQGRNFKFNGQFDRQNRNQRNGNFLARNNGNYDNNNLGEEEGGQSQQTQDISVCSRCGKDHGNRACRYGTHTCFSCGEYGHISRNCPKSFVRNPARPQQQGRVFTVTAGNTNAYNSSTRGEYHPMVLFVLDNTITSYAHVKF, via the coding sequence ATGGAACTTATGCAACTGAAACAGGGTAACACAACTGTTGCAGAATATGCCCGTAAGTTTGATGACTTGTGCCGTTTCTCCAAGATTTGTCAAGGAAATCCTGCTGACTTTGAAGAATGGAAGTGTTTGAAGTTCGAAGGGGGCCTTCGTGAGGATCTGATGAGTTCAGTAGTTCCATTAGAGATACGAAATTTTGCTGAACTGGTGAATAAAAGTAAACTAGTGGAAGAATGTTCGAAAAAGGTGGCGATAGCTCGAGCAGATCGTAGGGAAGCCTTAGGAAGAAATTTTATTCAATATCTAGCCCCTCAAGGTCGTAACTTTAAGTTCAATGGTCAGTTCGATCGCCAAAATAGGAATCAACGAAATGGTAACTTTCTCGCTCGTAACAATGGCAACTACGACAACAATAATCTGGGAGAGGAAGAAGGAGGTCAATCTCAGCAAACTCAGGATATTTCAGTATGCTCAAGGTGTGGGAAGGATCATGGTAATAGAGCTTGTAGATATGGGACACACACTTGTTTCTCTTGCGGAGAGTATGGACATATCTCGAGGAATTGCCCAAAAAGCTTTGTTCGAAATCCAGCTAGGCCACAACAACAAGGAAGGGTTTTTACCGTAACTGCTGGCAACACTAATGCATATAATTCTTCCACTCGAGGTGAGTACCACCCTATGGTTTTGTTTGTGTTAGATAATACTATAACTTCTTATGCGCATGttaaattttga